A window of the Hordeum vulgare subsp. vulgare chromosome 5H, MorexV3_pseudomolecules_assembly, whole genome shotgun sequence genome harbors these coding sequences:
- the LOC123453062 gene encoding hsp70-binding protein 1-like isoform X2 has product MAKEGAGGGPDWNGLLKWSLAHGADGTNPPRALSEEDRKWFMEAMQANTIDVVGRMKEIAQVMKTPDDVLQSHGVTPGNIEDMLDELQEHVESIDNANDLHSIGGLDPLLGYLKNSHAGIRAKAAEVVSTVVQNNPKSQQLVMESNGLEPLLTNFRSDPSTTARTKALGAISSLIRNNQPGLAAFRLGNGHAALKDALGSDDARLQRKALHLTQYLLNNKADRSVAEEIGLPNQLIHLASSEDSGVREAALGGLLELARDKAPVALNALPDQDKLKDVLRSRIEGISTMDADDLQAAREERQLVDSLWKECYGEPSSLREKGLVVLPGEDEPQQPPPDVAGKMFEPPLRAWAAPRPSSAEDSDSASGKKDPPLLLGP; this is encoded by the exons ATGGCCAAGGAAGGAGCTGGAGGCGGCCCCGACTGGAACGGCCTGCTCAAGTGGAGCCTCGCCCACGGCGCCGACGGCACCAACCCGCCCCGCGCGCTCAG CGAGGAGGACAGGAAATGGTTTATGGAGGCGATGCAGGCCAACACAATTGATGTCGTCGGCAGGATGAAGGAGATCGCCCAGGTGATGAAAACCCCTGATGATGTGTTGCAGTCTCATGGCGTCACTCCAGGGAACATTGAAG ATATGCTTGATGAGTTACAAGAGCATGTGGAATCCATTGATAATGCAAATG ATCTTCATTCTATTGGTGGACTAGATCCTCTACTTGGTTACTTAAAAAATTCACATGCTGGCATCCGAGCAAAGGCAGCAGAAGTTGTGAGTACGGTTGTCCAGAATAACCCAAAAAGCCAGCAACTTGTCATGGAATCTAATGGACTTGAGCCACTGCTGACAAACTTCAGGTCTGATCCTAGCACGACCGCACGCACAAAAGCTCTGGGAGCTATCTCTT CTCTGATTCGTAATAATCAGCCTGGGCTTGCCGCATTTCGTCTAGGAAATGGCCATGCTGCACTGAAAGATGCACTTGGTTCTGATGATGCTAGACTTCAGAG GAAAGCGCTGCATCTCACGCAGTACCTCCTGAACAACAAGGCGGATAGGAGCGTCGCTGAAGAGATCGGTCTTCCGAATCAACTGATACACCTCGCATCCAGCGAAGATTCTGGAGTCCGAGAGGCTGCCCTAGGTGGCCTCCTCGAGCTGGCGCGTGACAAGGCACCAGTTGCCCTCAACGCTCTACCTGACCAAGACAAGCTGAAGGACGTCCTGAGGAGCCGAATCGAAGGCATCAGCACAATGGACGCCGACGACCTCCAAGCAGCCCGTGAGGAGCGGCAACTGGTGGACTCCCTCTGGAAGGAGTGCTATGGCGAGCCGTCGTCTCTCAGGGAGAAGGGCCTGGTGGTGCTCCCCGGGGAGGATGAGCCGCAGCAGCCGCCGCCAGACGTCGCGGGGAAGATGTTCGAGCCGCCGCTCCGTGCGTGGGCCGCACCGAGGCCTTCTTCGGCGGAGGACTCCGATTCGGCCAGCGGGAAGAAGGATCCGCCCCTGCTGCTAGGCCCGTGA
- the LOC123453062 gene encoding hsp70-binding protein 1-like isoform X1 — MAKEGAGGGPDWNGLLKWSLAHGADGTNPPRALSEEDRKWFMEAMQANTIDVVGRMKEIAQVMKTPDDVLQSHGVTPGNIEGTFTDMLDELQEHVESIDNANDLHSIGGLDPLLGYLKNSHAGIRAKAAEVVSTVVQNNPKSQQLVMESNGLEPLLTNFRSDPSTTARTKALGAISSLIRNNQPGLAAFRLGNGHAALKDALGSDDARLQRKALHLTQYLLNNKADRSVAEEIGLPNQLIHLASSEDSGVREAALGGLLELARDKAPVALNALPDQDKLKDVLRSRIEGISTMDADDLQAAREERQLVDSLWKECYGEPSSLREKGLVVLPGEDEPQQPPPDVAGKMFEPPLRAWAAPRPSSAEDSDSASGKKDPPLLLGP; from the exons ATGGCCAAGGAAGGAGCTGGAGGCGGCCCCGACTGGAACGGCCTGCTCAAGTGGAGCCTCGCCCACGGCGCCGACGGCACCAACCCGCCCCGCGCGCTCAG CGAGGAGGACAGGAAATGGTTTATGGAGGCGATGCAGGCCAACACAATTGATGTCGTCGGCAGGATGAAGGAGATCGCCCAGGTGATGAAAACCCCTGATGATGTGTTGCAGTCTCATGGCGTCACTCCAGGGAACATTGAAGGTACCTTCACAg ATATGCTTGATGAGTTACAAGAGCATGTGGAATCCATTGATAATGCAAATG ATCTTCATTCTATTGGTGGACTAGATCCTCTACTTGGTTACTTAAAAAATTCACATGCTGGCATCCGAGCAAAGGCAGCAGAAGTTGTGAGTACGGTTGTCCAGAATAACCCAAAAAGCCAGCAACTTGTCATGGAATCTAATGGACTTGAGCCACTGCTGACAAACTTCAGGTCTGATCCTAGCACGACCGCACGCACAAAAGCTCTGGGAGCTATCTCTT CTCTGATTCGTAATAATCAGCCTGGGCTTGCCGCATTTCGTCTAGGAAATGGCCATGCTGCACTGAAAGATGCACTTGGTTCTGATGATGCTAGACTTCAGAG GAAAGCGCTGCATCTCACGCAGTACCTCCTGAACAACAAGGCGGATAGGAGCGTCGCTGAAGAGATCGGTCTTCCGAATCAACTGATACACCTCGCATCCAGCGAAGATTCTGGAGTCCGAGAGGCTGCCCTAGGTGGCCTCCTCGAGCTGGCGCGTGACAAGGCACCAGTTGCCCTCAACGCTCTACCTGACCAAGACAAGCTGAAGGACGTCCTGAGGAGCCGAATCGAAGGCATCAGCACAATGGACGCCGACGACCTCCAAGCAGCCCGTGAGGAGCGGCAACTGGTGGACTCCCTCTGGAAGGAGTGCTATGGCGAGCCGTCGTCTCTCAGGGAGAAGGGCCTGGTGGTGCTCCCCGGGGAGGATGAGCCGCAGCAGCCGCCGCCAGACGTCGCGGGGAAGATGTTCGAGCCGCCGCTCCGTGCGTGGGCCGCACCGAGGCCTTCTTCGGCGGAGGACTCCGATTCGGCCAGCGGGAAGAAGGATCCGCCCCTGCTGCTAGGCCCGTGA